The Mycobacteriales bacterium genome includes the window GCACGCGTCCCGTTCTTCCTGCGTGTTCGCGTGGTCCAGGCACTGGCGCAGGTTCTTGAACTCCGGGTTGTTGACGAGGAACGCCGCGCCCGCCACGACCAGCCCGATCGAGACGAGCATCGCGAGCGCGCCGGTGATGACGCCGCCGAGCGCGGCGCCGCCGTTGGTGGCCTCGCCGCGCTTGGCCTTGCCGCGACCGACGAGGCCGAGGATCAGGGCGACGAAGCCGAGCGCGCCGCCGATCAGGAAGACGGCCGTGAGCAGGCCGAGGATGCCGAGGACCAGCGCGGCGGTGCCGGTGCCGTTGCGCGGCGGCCGGCCGGTCTGCCCGTACGCCGGCGGGGCGCCGCCCCACTGCTGGCCGGGCGGCTGGCCGCCCCACTGCTGGCCGGGCGGCGGGGGCGGGGCGCCGGCGCCACCCCACTGCC containing:
- a CDS encoding DUF4190 domain-containing protein, which translates into the protein MTTPPEPPQDPWAHAPGMTPEAAPPGGAPPPGQWGGAGAPPPPPGQQWGGQPPGQQWGGAPPAYGQTGRPPRNGTGTAALVLGILGLLTAVFLIGGALGFVALILGLVGRGKAKRGEATNGGAALGGVITGALAMLVSIGLVVAGAAFLVNNPEFKNLRQCLDHANTQEERDACSQDFSENFATP